NNNNNNNNNNNNNNNNNNNNNNNNNNNNNNNNNNNNNNNNNNNNNNNNNNNNNNNNNNNNNNNNNNNNNNNNNNNNNNNNNNNNNNNNNNNNNNNNNNNNNNNNNNNNNNNNNNNNNNNNNNNNNNNNNNNNNNNNNNNNNNNNNNNNNNNNNNNNNNNNNNNNNNNNNNNNNNNNNNNNNNNNNNNNNNNNNNNNNNNNNNNNNNNNNNNNNNNNNNNNNNNNNNNNNNNNNNNNNNNNNNNNNNNNNNNNNNNNNNNNNNNNNNNNNNNNNNNNNNNNNNNNNNNNNNNNNNNNNNNNNNNNNNNNNNNNNNNNNNNNNNNNNNNNNNNNNNNNNNNNNNNNNNNNNNNNNNNNNNNNNNNNNNNNNNNNNNNNNNNNNNNNNNNNNNNNNNNNNNNNNNNNNNNNNNNNNNNNNNNNNNNNNNNNNNNNNNNNNNNNNNNNNNNNNNNNNNNNNNNNNNNNNNNNNNNNNNNNNNNNNNNNNNNNNNNNNNNNNNNNNNNNNNNNNNNNNNNNNNNNNNNNNNNNNNNNNNNNNNNNNNNNNNNNNNNNNNNNNNNNNNNNNNNNNNNNNNNNNNNNNNNNNNNNNNNNNNNNNNNNNNNNNNNNNNNNNNNNNNNNNNNNNNNNNNNNNNNNNNNNNNNNNNNNNNNNNNNNNNNNNNNNNNNNNNNNNNNNNNNNNNNNNNNNNNNNNNNNNNNNNNNNNNNNNNNNNNNNNNNNNNNNNNNNNNNNNNNNNNNNNNNNNNNNNNNNNNNNNNNNNNNNNNNNNNNNNNNNNNNNNNNNNNNNNNNNNNNNNNNNNNNNNNNNNNNNNNNNNNNNNNNNNNNNNNNNNNNNNNNNNNNNNNNNNNNNNNNNNNNNNNNNNNNNNNNNCCCAGCTATGACTACCTgagcgaggaggaggagcggggcAGCATGGGGAGCAGCACCAGCGAGGACAGCTCCCCCGAGCACCCCTACCTGCCGCTGGTCACCGACGAGGACAGCTGGTACAACAAGTGGCGCAAGATGGAGCAGAAGTTCCGCATCGTTTACGCCCAAAAGGTACCGGGCTGGGGGGGGCACCGGGTGCTGACCCCCATGGGGTGCTCTCTGGGCATCCCGTGTTGCCTCCTGCGCCCAGGGGTGGGGGCACCTGGGTTCTGCCCATTATGGGATGCTCCAGCTCTGAACATCCCATGTCCTGATGGTCCTTGGGATGGGGCCACATGTGGACCAACTGTTCTGGGATGCTCCAGTCCTGAGCTTCCTCCTGCATCCCATTGGTACCCGGGACAGAGTCACCTGGGTACCAGCCCTAGTGGGATGCTCCAGCCCTGAACGTCCCACATCCTGGTGGTAGCTGGGATGAGGCCACCCGGTCACCGACCCTTATGGGatgctccagctctcagcatcCTGTACTGTCTCCTGGATCCTATTGGTCCTTGGGATGAGGCCACACGCATGGTGACCCTTTTGGGATGCTCCAGCTCTGAACATCCCACGTCCTGGTGGAAGCTGGATAGTGACCCTTAGGGGATGCTCCAGCTTTGAGCATCCTGTGCTGACTCCTGCATCCCATTGGTACCTGGGATGGGGCCACATGGGTACCAACCCTTATGGCCCTGAACACCCCATGTGCGGCTTGCTGCTGCCCACATCCCTGCGGTGTCTGAGGGGATGCTGAGCCAGCCCTGTCCCCGTCATCCCGCgctgggtggccctgctgaTGGAGGCCTCGCAGGGGtacctggaggagctggtgcGGCTGCGGGAGTCGCAGCTGAAGGACCTGGAGGCGGAGAACAAGCGGCTGAAGCTGCGGCTGGAGGAGGCGGTGGTGCAGAACCAGCTGGAGAAGAGGGAGCTGGAGGGCGTcatcctggagctgcaggagcagctgtgagTGGGCTCCCGTCCCCGTCCCGCACCGCACGCTGCTATGGGTGGTGGGTGCCGGGTGCTCCGCGTGCCCTGGGAGATGCGATGGGCCCCCAGTGCTGCGTGTGTCCAGAGGACACGCTGTCCCCCCAGCGCCCCACCCACCCGTGGGACACAGCGGGTTGTGGGCCCCCCTTGCCCACCGCCCCCCCCCACGCTGAGCCCCGTTGTGTGCCGCAGGACGGGGCTGATCCCCTGCGAGAACCCGCAGCTGGCGCAGCTGTCCAAGGAGATGGTGACGCCCCTGGTGAACCAGTGGCCCTCGCTGGGGACGCTCAACGGCAACGAGAGCGGCTCGGACAGCAAGCTGTACAGGAGGTAACGGGGGGAGCAGAGCCGCTGACCCGCGCCCCATCGGCC
This window of the Numida meleagris isolate 19003 breed g44 Domestic line unplaced genomic scaffold, NumMel1.0 unplaced_Scaffold540, whole genome shotgun sequence genome carries:
- the LOC110391838 gene encoding RUN domain-containing protein 3A-like, producing MGGGSTPLLALWYPGYDYLSEEEERGSMGSSTSEDSSPEHPYLPLVTDEDSWYNKWRKMEQKFRIVYAQKGYLEELVRLRESQLKDLEAENKRLKLRLEEAVVQNQLEKRELEGVILELQEQLTGLIPCENPQLAQLSKEMVTPLVNQWPSLGTLNGNESGSDSKLYRRHSFVSTDQLSAENSLSSDSQRLGEGKREGEPWGPLGKTPPW